GCGACGTAGGGTGCTACGGCGAGTATCGAGGATATAAGCGCGAGAAACTGTGCGAAGTAGATGGTTGTTTGCACTGGGGCCAGTAGTTTTTTTAGAGCGACCTGGCCGGCTTTTAGTTTTGCGCGAGCCTCTTCTTCCGGTGACGCACCGTGTGATTCTGGTGCGTGGGTTCCGCTTGATTCTGTGGAACTTTGTTTTAGTTCAGACATTTCTTTCTCAATTCTTGTTGATGTCAGTCATATCGATGATTCTGGTGACTGATTCTTGGATGAATTCGTGGTCATGGGTGATGACGATGACCACTGCTCCGCTTGCTGCAAGAGATCGAAGTAGCGCAGAGATGGATTGCAGTTGGCGCCAGCCCACGCCAGAGGTAGGTTCATCGAAGATGTAGATCGCTGCTTGCTCGGCTTGGGCTGAAGCTATGGCTAAGCGTTGCCGTTGCCCACCGGACAGAGACTGCGGATGCCGTTGGGCCATTCCTGCCAGATCGAGGCGATGGAGAATCTCATTGACATCGATGTGGTCCCGCTTCTTCTTTGCCAGTCCGAGCGTGACTTCTTCTTCGGTGGTGGCTGCGAATAATTGGCGGCCAACATCTTGCATCACCATGTACGCGGCACGTCTGCGGGCAGCCGCTCCTACTCGTTTGCTGTTCAAACGGAGACTACCGCCGCGTTTGGGAGAAGCAAGACCACAAATGATCCTGGCGAGGGTGGTTTTTCCAGCGCCGTTGGGCCCGATTAAGGCGGTGACTTCGCCGCTGGGGAAAAATGCGTGGTCAATGTTTAATACCTCATGTGCGCCATAAGAAAAACAGATGTTGCTTAGCTCGAGTCCGCTCCGCTGGGGATCGGCGTTTGCGAGCGTGGGTGGTACCGGCACGCTCGCGGGCAGGGGAACATGGTGTAAGCTGCGTAGCCCCAATTGTTTGCGTTCGGGTTCGTCTAAGGCATAAAACTCCTGAGCGCGGAAACTCCGCGTTATTTTTCCCTGAGTCAAGTAAATAACTTGGTCAGCGATATCTTTTAAGAAAAAGAGACGGTGATCAGCGATAATGATCGTTGTGCCTAATTCCTTCAAGCGGTGTAGCACGCGTGCAAGAATATCGATGCTTTCCATGGAGAGATTGGACGTGGGTTCATCGAGAAGCACGAGACTGCCCGGGGACACAAGCGCGCATGCGCATGCCACGGTTTGTAACTGCCCACCGGATAATTCTTTGAATCGCCGGCCCCGAAGATCGTTAATGCCTAGTAGCTCGACCGCTGATTGAATCCTCGACTCAATTTCTTTGGGATCTACACCAAGGTTTTCTAGCCCGAAGGCCAATTCTGCATTGACGCTTTCAGTGAAAAATTGTGTCCTTGGATTCTGGAATACTGAGGCGCTGAACTCGATGGCTCGGGACAGCGGTTCTTCCGCAGGGGTAAAAGCCTGGTCATCCTTTATAATAGTGATGGTGCCTAGTAGCTCTCCTGGATTGAAATGGGGGATGAGTCCGTTGATCAACTTGAGTACCGTGGACTTTCCCGATCCGGAATCACCGGTAATCAGTAGACACTGTCCTGGAGAGACAGAAAAAGACACATCAGATACACCTTGAATGCCTGGCCGAGCTCCCAATGGATATGTAAAAGAAACGTTGTGGGCGTCTACACTGGTTGCGATACTGCGTTCGTTCATAAGTGGACCTCCGTGGGAAGCCAGACAGAGGCAACAACGAGGCCCAACCCAGCTAGTGCAGTTGCATCGACAAGCTTGAAGGAAAGATCGGCGGTGGTGGTTGGGCGTGCGGGTCCTCCCAATCCCCGGACAAGAGCAGAGGCAGCGAGCTCATCACCAGCGCGGACGACGGCACCTAATAAGGGGATGATCAACATCGCGGACGATTGTGTGGGCTGTGTGATCCAGCTTTTTACTCCAGGCTGGAGACCCCGAAGGACCATGGCATCGCGGATGGCTTTGGCTTCTGCCACGATGATCGGCAAAACGCGCAGGAATACCGCCGGTGGAATGGTGGCCCAGCCTGGTAAACGCAGGTCCCGCAGTGCTGAGGTCAACGTGGATGGTGTGAGAGTGAGCAAGCCGAATGCGCCGATGGACATGCTGATGACAAAACGGCTTAGCCACGAAAAAATTGCCGCTGAAAAAGCGAAAAATGTGGAGCCAGGAAGCTGTAATAGGCCCCAGTACCCTAGATAGGATAATGTAAAAGCGAACAGGCAAATAAGACCATAGTGTGGCTTTACTGTAGCTAGTGCGATGGAGCTGAAAGCGATAGAAATCAGCAGTGTCGGTAGGTGGCCGTGGCTGAGAGCTACCGCATTGATTACTAGAACAGAAAGCAGCACGGTCCGTGGATCGATCGAAGATCGACGAAGCACGCCCTGTTTTTGCAGGCTCACAGGAGACCAGCGCTTTCAAAGTGTTTGCGGCTGACGCGAACTCCGACCTTTCCTCCGATAAAGCCGACGATGAGCGCACAAATGGCCAGTACTCCAATGGTCCATGGCTGGAAGATATCCGACATGGCATCGGCATATTCTTGACCCATTTGGTCTGCGATATCGACGTAGTAGGAGTCCGTATCCAGAATTAGCGGGATAAAAGGCATAGAAATCCAGACACAGAAGACGCTGTAGGCAATAGGGAAGGATTTGGCAATACTGAGGTGGCTTTTTGTAATAATCAAATCCGCGATAAACCCTAGAATTATGCTTCCCAGCAGGGTCCAGAAGTAGTGTCCGGTGAGCATGAATGCTAGTCCGTTAATACCACCGACGAGGGTGAAAGCACCCATTTTGGGCGTGCGGGCGGCATAAAGCGCTAGCACGATTCCGTTTGCGATTGCCGCGATGAACCATCCAATAAACATGAATTGTGGTCCTGCGAATCCAATCATTCCGCTTACAAAGGTGATTACAAAGTAAAGTGCAGCAAAGATACCAGCGTTGATGAGATCTCTGGTGTTTAAACGTGCCGTCGCCCCACTGGATGAGCTTGTACTCCGTGCGGGCGTAGAGGACTGTTGGGTCATAGTAAACCTCGATTCATGAACAGCTGGAAAGGTAAGGCTTACCTAATACAGATAGTGCTGTATATAAACTATTTCTAGTTTTGATCTGAAGATTCACCCTTAATGGGGGCGAATGTAGATAAGCGGACATCAAACCAGAGCACGACTACCGACTATGCACCGACAAAGTAAGCACCAACGGCAAGACAACCCTGCGATGGGGCGGTAAACTACGCCGCCTCTACATCGGCTGCCGATGGGGCGGGGAACCAATCACCATGGTCTGCATCGAGAACCACGTCGACATCAAAATAACGGCGGGCGGCGTGTGGGGTAAAAAGAAAGCGCCCCGTAGGGCGCTGTTTCTCCGCGATTGGGCTAATCGAGTCCAGGACGAGGTGCTTTCTGCTGAACTGATGGGGCAGTTTTTGTGACGGTCACGCCGTCCGTGCTCGCTTCGATTCCTGCTTCTGGCCACGCTGTCGTGAGCTCAAGAATGGCTTTCTTTATCTCGTTTCGGAAATCGCGCCGCTGGACTGCGGTGTTTAGTTGCTTGGTGGCGAAGTTGGCGGCGATCATGTCCCAGGTGAAGGTGTAGGCTTCGCGGTTGTTTTTGTGGAGCCAGTATTGCTTGACGGTGAGCCAGATGTAGAGGTCCATTGCTCGGGGCTTGCTCAGCTCGCGCAGGACGTTGAGGTCGATGGGGATGGGAGCTTCTGCAATGTGGCGGAAGAACTGTGGGGTGAGTACTAGTTCTGATTCCATGAAGCTGCCTTGGTTGGGGTCGCGTGGGTCGAACCAGAGGTTCCAGTCTTCGAGAATCTGGGTATTATGGCCTCGCGCGTGAACTCCATTGTCGCTTTGGGCGGTTATTGAAGAGCTGGCTAGGCGTAGAATCTGTTCGCGGATTCTAGAGAGATTTCCATGCACGCCTCCGGTGCCACGTCCGGTGACGCCGATTGCTTGAAGGAAGTGACTCATGGAGTGCCCGAGTGGAATGCGGCGTGCTTCCTCGTTGTCGATTTTTCCTTCTTTGAGGCGACCGGCATTAGCTACGGCGCGGGTGATGATGTAGGCCATGATGAGGCGTGGGTACTTGCCGTAGGGAAGCCCGTTGGGTGAGTAGACGCTAATAGTGCCCTCGGCGGTAGTTATTTTCCGCTCGTTGCTGTCAGGGTTGCGGTAGGGGAACAGTGCTTGGACAAACAGCTTGGAGGTGTAGCCGACATCTTGGGCTTGGAGGAGTTCTTGTGCGGCGTCGTGTTCTTGCTGACGGGCTAGTTCCTTGACTGCTTCGAGCTTGGCGCGACGCTCGTCTGGCGTGTGTGGGGGCTGCATGGTGCCTTTTGTCTCCTTTCGGATTATCGACACCGCCCGTGTTGT
The Corynebacterium aurimucosum genome window above contains:
- a CDS encoding ABC transporter ATP-binding protein, whose amino-acid sequence is MNERSIATSVDAHNVSFTYPLGARPGIQGVSDVSFSVSPGQCLLITGDSGSGKSTVLKLINGLIPHFNPGELLGTITIIKDDQAFTPAEEPLSRAIEFSASVFQNPRTQFFTESVNAELAFGLENLGVDPKEIESRIQSAVELLGINDLRGRRFKELSGGQLQTVACACALVSPGSLVLLDEPTSNLSMESIDILARVLHRLKELGTTIIIADHRLFFLKDIADQVIYLTQGKITRSFRAQEFYALDEPERKQLGLRSLHHVPLPASVPVPPTLANADPQRSGLELSNICFSYGAHEVLNIDHAFFPSGEVTALIGPNGAGKTTLARIICGLASPKRGGSLRLNSKRVGAAARRRAAYMVMQDVGRQLFAATTEEEVTLGLAKKKRDHIDVNEILHRLDLAGMAQRHPQSLSGGQRQRLAIASAQAEQAAIYIFDEPTSGVGWRQLQSISALLRSLAASGAVVIVITHDHEFIQESVTRIIDMTDINKN
- a CDS encoding energy-coupling factor transporter transmembrane component T family protein, giving the protein MSLQKQGVLRRSSIDPRTVLLSVLVINAVALSHGHLPTLLISIAFSSIALATVKPHYGLICLFAFTLSYLGYWGLLQLPGSTFFAFSAAIFSWLSRFVISMSIGAFGLLTLTPSTLTSALRDLRLPGWATIPPAVFLRVLPIIVAEAKAIRDAMVLRGLQPGVKSWITQPTQSSAMLIIPLLGAVVRAGDELAASALVRGLGGPARPTTTADLSFKLVDATALAGLGLVVASVWLPTEVHL
- a CDS encoding MptD family putative ECF transporter S component; protein product: MTQQSSTPARSTSSSSGATARLNTRDLINAGIFAALYFVITFVSGMIGFAGPQFMFIGWFIAAIANGIVLALYAARTPKMGAFTLVGGINGLAFMLTGHYFWTLLGSIILGFIADLIITKSHLSIAKSFPIAYSVFCVWISMPFIPLILDTDSYYVDIADQMGQEYADAMSDIFQPWTIGVLAICALIVGFIGGKVGVRVSRKHFESAGLL
- a CDS encoding replication protein RepA gives rise to the protein MQPPHTPDERRAKLEAVKELARQQEHDAAQELLQAQDVGYTSKLFVQALFPYRNPDSNERKITTAEGTISVYSPNGLPYGKYPRLIMAYIITRAVANAGRLKEGKIDNEEARRIPLGHSMSHFLQAIGVTGRGTGGVHGNLSRIREQILRLASSSITAQSDNGVHARGHNTQILEDWNLWFDPRDPNQGSFMESELVLTPQFFRHIAEAPIPIDLNVLRELSKPRAMDLYIWLTVKQYWLHKNNREAYTFTWDMIAANFATKQLNTAVQRRDFRNEIKKAILELTTAWPEAGIEASTDGVTVTKTAPSVQQKAPRPGLD